The segment TGCTGCGCGTCTTCGATGCCCGTCCGCGCTCCAACGAGGCTGCGGCACAGCGGGCTGGCGGGGCTGTGGAGGACAAGAGGACCACGTTCACGTACATGCGTGGAAAAGTGGGCGACAAGGCCGTGGGCGAGGGGTCGGCGAGTGCCTTCCAGCGCCCCGGTGCCACATGGTCCGCCGTCGCGCTGACGTTCGACAACGCGGCCGGCACCAAGATCACTATCTCGGCCCTTTTTGACCTGCCTAAGAACGGCACGGAGTCCAGCGTCGGCCGGTTCTACGTGATTGACAACAAGCCCTTGAATCTCGGAGCGATCGAGGGCATCGCGGAGAAGCGCTTCACCAAGGGCGCGCTGGAGACCATCTTCCCGGACGCCCAGATCTTCGATGTCCACAAGGCCTTTGCGGAGCGTTTTCGTCGGCTTCTCGGCATCAACTCGGACCAGGCACTCCCGCTTTTGCGTGTTATCCAGGCCGGTAAGGGACTCGGCGGCAGCGTCAACACGTTCTTCCGCGACCAGGTGCTCGACGCGCCCGCGACGCTCACTGCCGCCGACGACGTCGTCGAGGAATTCAGTAACCTCATGTCCATCAGGCAGCGGCTGGAGGACGTCCGCCAGCAGCGCGATCAGCTCGCTCCCGTTCCGGGGATGAACAAGGAGTATGCCCAGTCGCTGCTGGAGGCCAACCGGCTCCGGGAGCTTAGCGGCGAGGAATTCGACGCCTACAAGCAGCAGCTCTCGGTTGCGGTCCATGCCAAGACCTTGGCCCGTTTCAAGGACCTTGCCCAGGCGAAAGCCAAGGAGCTCAGCGCTGAGCGAGGCGTCCGGGATGGGCTCGCGAAGGAGCTTCGCCAGCTCGAATCGGATTACAACAACCAGGGCGGCAATGCGATTTCGGCGATCGAGCAGTCGCTCGAAAATGCCCGGGTCGGTCTCAAGCTCCGCCTGCAGGTCGAGGAAGCGGCCCGCCAAGCATTGGCCGACGCCGGACTCGACCTTGAGTGGACGGCTGAGGGTTGGGAGCAGGCCCACGAGCAGGCCGCGAGCCGCTCCGCCGAACTCAAGGACGATTCCGAAGCGCTGAGGGAACTCCGGTTCGAAGCGTTCGACGGCCACGCCACCAAGAAACGTGAGCTCGCCGCAGCCCAGCAGGAGCTGGTCTCGCTGAAGACGCGCAAGTCGCTCCTGCCGCCGTCGAGCATTGAAAACCGCGCCGCGATCACCGCAGCCACGGGCGTACCCGAGGACCGCATGCCCTTTGGAGGGGAGCTGATTGACCTCGCCGAGGGGGAGGAACAGTGGCGGCCCGCGGCCGAGCGTGCCCTGCGGAATCTCGCCACGACGCTGTTGGTTCCGGGCGAGCACTTTGCCGCCGTCACGCGCTACCTGAACGACAACACGGTGCGCGGCGCGCTGCGGGCAGTGGATGTCTCCAAACCGCTTGCGGGTGGGGCTTTGGCTGTGGAGGACGTGTCTGACGGCGATCTGCTGACGAAGCTGAACATCCTCACGCTGGGGGTGAACGCCGACGCGGCTGAGTGGATCCGCGAGCGGATCGCCGTCGATTTCGCCTACCCGTGCGTGGAAGACCTCGACGAGCTCGCCAAGCTGGACAAGGGCCTGAGCCTGGGCGGAGTGGTCAAGCGCAACAGGCACACGGTCGAGAAGGACGACCGCTTCACGAGCCGGCAGGACTACGTTCTCGGTTTCGACAATGCTTCCAAGCTGGAGCTCGTGGCCGCGAAGGTGGGCGAGCTCGAAAACGAGCTTCTGAAGGCCGCCGAACTCGCCCAAAGCCGCGAGGATTCGCACCAAGGCATGACGCGCCAGCTCGAAGCATTGCGCCGCATTGCCGACGACGAACGTGGCTGGGAACAGGTCTCTGCAGCGGTGGCGGCCGAGGAGCTCGCGAAGATCGAACAGCGGCTCAAGGATGCCTTGGCAGCGCAGGCCGACTTGGAACCTTTGCGCGCAAACATCGAGGCCGTGCGCGAAAAGCACCAGTCCTCCACAGGGTCGGCGGCGGTGTTACAGAGCGAGTACAAGACGCTCGACCACCAGATGACCACGGCTGACGCCCTCCTGGATGCTGCGCGCAACCGCCTTGACCAGGCGCCGCCGTCGGGCGCTACTGTCACTGCCCTCGAACCGTACTTCAGCGCATCCGGCGAGGTGAGCGAGCTCCACGAACTCGACACCCTGGCTGCCGAAGTCCGGAGCACGCTCCTCGCGGAATTGCACGCCACCGAGTCGCGCGGGCAGGCGTTGGCCGAGCGGCTGACGCGCATGTTCGAAGGGTTCGTGCGCGAATGGGGTACCGCCATTTCCGCTGACCACGGCACCTCCATCGGCGCCGCGGGGGAGTTCGAGTCCCGCTATCACCAGATCGTCAGCGAAGGGTTGCCCGCCCAGGAAGCCGAATTCCGGCAGTTCTTCAACCAGCGCACGCACGAATCGTTCAGCACGCTGCTCCACCTGCTCGACGAGGAACGCCGAGCCATCACGAGCCGCATCCTGCCTCTCAACGGCATCCTGTCCGAGGTCAATTTCCATGAGGGCAGTTTCCTGGAACTCGACATCAAGCAGACGCTGCCCGCCACCGCGAAGCAGTTCAAGGACGCGATCCACAACGCGTTGAAGACGCGTCACTCGAGGCCTTCCCGCGCGGCTGGCGCAGCTTCGGGTGCCGGGGCCTCGCCCGAGCCGGACGACGACGTCGAACTCACCAACCGCTACAAGTCGCTCGAAACCCTGGTCAAGCGGCTCGGTTCGCAGACCCCCGAGGACCGGCGGTGGCGAGCCGAGGTGCTGGATGTCCGCGGACATCTGTTCATCCTGTGCAAGGAGCACCGTTCCGTCCAAGGCCCGAGGGGTGGCAAGAAGACCGAGGTGTACATGCACGCTGACACCGGCTCGATGTCCGGCGGCGAGCGGCAGCGATTCACGGCGTTCATCATGGCAGCGGCCCTGAGCTACCAGTTGGGTATCGCCGAGCAGGGGTTCACGACCTACGGAACGGTGATGATGGACGAGGCGTTCGTCCTGGCCTCGGAGGAGTTCGCCGGTGCAGGCATCAAGGCCCTGCACGAGTTTGGCTTCCAGTTGTTGCTGGCCGCGCCCGAAAACGTCATCGACCTCTCCAGGCACCTTGGTTCGGTCACGGAAATCCTGCGCGACAAACGGACCAACCGCTCCGGCGTGCTCACGGCTCCAGTCATCGGCGCCCCGGGCGTGCCTGGCGAATGGCGTTCCGAAGCCAACCCCGTGGACATCGTGCTCCGCTAGCCCCGACGCTCGCTCACTTATGTGGCACTTTCGGCGGACGCCCGCTCACTAAAAGTGAGCGGGCGTTTGCCGCCGCGGGCGGCTACTTTCCTTGGACCCGCCCCAGGAACTGGGCGGTCCGGGACTGCAGTCCGGCGATTTGGCGAACGACGACGGCGGCCGGGTCCGGATTGATCTCATTCGCCGGGGGCTCCTTGCGGACGTTGGCGCAGCAGCCGAATTCTGCGCAGATCAACGTCCCCACGGTGTTGCCGTCGCGACCCGATTGGCCTGCGCGCTTGGCAACCCAAAGATAGACATCGTCCTTGGAAAACACGTCGCGGCACAGCTCGCAAAGGACCGAGCGCTTCTTGCCGGAGCCTCCCTCGGGCGCACGCAGCATGATGCCAGTGAGCGAACCATCGTTCGGGAGGACGAGGTAGCCTCGCATCGGCATCTTTTCGTCGCGCCAGCCTAGGAATTCGAGCTTGTCCCAGTCGAGGGAATGGAAGTCCTTCGGGAGGTTGAGTTTGGAGGCCTCCGAGCGGCTCGCATTGATGAATGAGGAACGGATTTGTTGAGCGGTGATTTTCTGCACGGCGAAGTTCTTTCAGATCGTTTGGGCTCCGAAGAGGAAGGACGCTGGCGTCCGGCGATCAGGGGCACAGCAAAGGAACCCTTCGTGTGCTTCCCGTGCGGGGCGGTGGTGGGGTTAGTTCCCCTGGCCGCCGAGCGGGATGGCCGACGCAGAGGGGGATGCAAAGTAGGCCAACACGGCCACCTCGCCAACCATGGCAGCGCCAACGTGTGCAGTGCGCATGCTCATCCTCTCGATCTTCGCCGCTTTCGCGGCCCTGGCGCGGTTCGTTGAATCAACCGGCTCTGTCATCTTTGCAAACGGCGTCCTCGCTGTCCAAAAATCCCGTGCGTTGAAGTCCCTGCAGCACCGAAGCTCGAAGCTCGCTAAAAGTCGGAACGCCCGTTCAGATCATCTGAGCGGGCGTTTGGCCGAAAGGCACCATATGTGAGCGGGCGTTTGGCCAAAATGCCCCATAAGTGAGCGGGCGTCGAATTAACCTGGGCTTTGCCGGCGGGCAACCGGGTGGGGCTAGGCTGGCGTGGTGGCTGGGAACGTGCTTCATGCTGACCAGAACGGACGACGGCGGTTTGTTGCCTTGGGCGATTCCTTCACCGAGGGCGTGGGGGACCGGAACGAGGCCCTACCGAACGGCGTCCGGGGCTGGGCCGACCGCGTCGCCGAGAAACTGGCCAAGGCCGAACCTGGCTGGGAGTATGCCAATCTTGCCGTGCGGAGCAAACGGCTCCGCCATATCGTCGAGGAACAATTGGACCGGGCCCTGGCCATGGAACCCACGCTCATCACCCTCTACGCCGGCGGAAACGACATCCTGGATTTCGGCACGGACATGGACCTCCTCATGGCCGAGTACGAAAGGCTCGTGGCCCGCCTCGCAGCCACGGGAGCTACGTTGGTCTTGTTCACGGGGTATGACGTCAAGGTCTCGGCCGTGCTGGAACCCTTCAAGAAGCGGAACGCCCTTTACAACGAACGCGTCCGCGAACTGGCCGCGAAATACGGGGCCGTGCTCGTGGACTATTGGTGTCTAGACGCCTACCACGACCGCCGGATGTGGGCCTCGGACCGCCTCCATATGTCCAAAGCCGGACACAAATACATGGCGTCGCAGGTCCTGGATCACCTCGGCGTACCGCACAAGTTCTCGCCCAAGGACTGGGAACCGCCGCAGCGGTTCAAGCTGCGCGACTGGGAACGTCGCCAGCGCCGCTGGGTGAACGACTGGGTCCTGCCTTTGTTCGGCCGGAAGCTTCGCGGCGTCACGCTCGGGGACAGCCTGCGCCCCCGATGGCCGGAGCTCGTGAAGGTGCCGCGGAAAGCCGGGCTGCGAAAACTCGCGGAACGCCAAGCCGCGGGGTCGGGCGCCGCCGGTACTGGAAGCAAGGCACAAGGACAAGCTCAAAACAACGGGGGGACATGACCATGGGCATGCATACACCGCTGCGATTCGTCGCGGTCGGAGATTCCTTCACCGAAGGCGTCGGCGACACCGACCTTCGCCTTCCCAACGATTGCCGCGGCTGGGCCGACCGTGTGGCCGAGGAACTGGCCAGGCATCGGCCGCGGACGCAGTACGCCAATCTGGCCCTCCGCGGCCGTCGGCTCAGGCAGATCGTGGTTGGACAACTTGAGCCGGCGCTCGCGATGGCTCCCACTCTGGTCAGTTTCCACGCCGGAGGCAACGATCTCCTCGGCGCACGACTGGACATGCGCACACTGGTCCGTGGATTCGAGGACGCCGTTGCCCGGATCGTGCAAACTGGTGCCCAAGTCCTGCTGTTCACTGAGTACAACGTGCCGCTCTCGCCGGTGTTGGAGCCGCTCAAGCTGCGCACGGCCGTTTTCAACAAGCACATCCGCCGCATTTCCGCAGCCTACGGAACACTTCTGGTGGACCATTGGTGCTTCGAAAAGTACCAGGACCGCCGGATGTGGGCTCCGGACCGGCTGCACATGTCCGGCATCGGACACGAATACATGGCGAAGAAGGTCTTGGAGGTGTTGGGCGCCGCGCACTCGCTGGGCTCACCGGTGCTTGGAGCCCTGCAACCGCGGAGCCGCGCCGAGATCATGGCCGACAACGCCGCGTGGCTCAGGCGCGATGTGGCACCCTGGCTTTCGCGTCGTTTCAGGGGAGTTTCGAGCGGCGATCACTTGAGCGCACGCTGGCCGGTGGTCTTGCCAGCGTCACGCCTGACAACTTTTTGGGATGGACGGGCATCGCAGCAGCCGAATTTCCGGGGTTCTCGCCGAGGCGAGGCGCCAAAAATGTGCTCTGCGTGACGCCCAGGACCCGCAATGAGGCTAGTCCAGCAGGTTTTCGAAACCCGTGGATGCCGTGGTGACCGTGAATTCGATGATCTCGAAGTCGGCCACTCCGTTGACGTAGAACGGATCCGTGGCCAGGGAAGCGTCCAGTGTTGCACGATCGACGTTGGACAACAGCACGCCCCCGATGGCTGGAACGCGACGTCCGGACGCAACGAAAGTGCCGGCGTCGAACGCTTCTTTGACCCAATCCATGTGTGCAGGGCGGTGGAAATCGACGATCTCGTCGGGAACTTTGTATGTCAGCGAAACGACGAACATGCCGCCCAGCCTACAACGCGGAGGACGGCCAACGGGCCGCCCTCCGAAACCGCAAGCGTTACGGCAGGAGCTTGATTGCGGAGTTCCAGTTGTAGTCGGGGTGGGCTTCGCTGATCTGCAGGGTCATGACGAGCAGTTGGAAGGCTTCGAGCTCACGCGAGCGGCGCAGCGGCCCGACGTTCACCGGGCGCAGCCCGGCGCCTTTGACGAAGTCGACGACGGCGGCAGTCGCCTCGGCATCGTCGCCCGCCACCAGCACGTCGAGGGTCTGGCCGTCCACTTCGCCGTCACCGAGAGTGGCTGCGAAGACGGTGTTGAACGCCTTGACCACCGACGCGCCCGGGACCAGGGCCTGGAGTTCTTCGGCTGCCGAGGTTCCGGCGGGGACGGTGAGGGAATCGAAGGTCTCGAAGTTCACGGGGTTGGAGATGTCCACGATCGTCTTGCCGTTGAGCGCTGAGCCATAGGAAGAAAGGACTGTTTTGGAGGCTTCGAACGGAGTGGCCAGCACCACGACGCTGCCTTCCACCGGGGATCCCGTGATGCCTGAGGTTCCGTTGACCGTCGCCGCAAGCGCAGCTGCGGAGCCTGCGTCGCGGCTGAGGACCTGGATGCTCTTGCCTGCCACGGCCGCGCGGGCCGCAATGCCGGACGCCATGTTGCCGGTGCCGATGATGGTGATGTCAGTCATTGTTGTTTCCTTTGCTTGAGTGCTCATGTTTGATTCACATTCATTTACTTGAAGCTTCAACTAAAATAATAATGACCTTAAGTTGAAGTGTCAAGCATTGATTTCCTTCTAAGATGAACCCATGACCGAACCGCGCTGGCTCAACGCCGACGAACGCCGTGCCTGGCTGGCCCTCCTCAGTATCAACACACTGCTGCCAGCAGCTCTGGACACCCAACTGCAAGCGGCCGGCAAATTGTCGCTGTTCGACTACAACGTGCTCGCCATGTTGTCCGAAGCGGAGGGGCGGTTCCTGCCGATGAGTGAGCTTGCCGCCCGCACCAGCGCTTCCTTGTCGAGGCTGTCGCACGTCGTCACCAAGCTGCAGAGACGCGGCTGGGTGGAGCGCGAGGCCCATCCGGGCGATGCCCGTGTCACTGTGGCGCACCTGACGGAGGCCGGCATGGACACCATCGTGTCCCTCGCCCCGGGGCATGTGGATGCCGTTCGCGCCTTGATGTTGGACGCCATGACCGACGACGACGTTGCGGACCTCGCGCGGATCGGCGAGAAGATCGTGGCCCGGTTGGACGACGATCACTGGATCCTGCGCGAACGCTAAGCCGCGGCCGGCTACGAGCACGGCCGCGGCGACAGCCGTGCCGCTGCGTAGTCGGCGCCGCGCGTGACGGCCGCCCCGCACTGATGAAAGACTGACGCCATGGATTTTTCTGCCCGGTATGTGGCATTGGGTGACTCGTTCACCGAAGGACTTGGCGACGCCGACCCCTCGCGCCCCAACGGAGTGAGGGGATGGGCGGATCTCGTTGCCCATCAACTGGCTCAAAGCAACGACAACTTCGGTTACGCCAATCTGGCCATCCGCGGCAAGAAGCTCCGTCAAGTCATGGCAGAGCAGGTCGATGCCGCCGTCGCGCTTCAACCGACGCTGGTAACCCTGTACGCGGGAGCGAATGACATCTTCCGCCCCAAAGTCGATATCGACAGGCTCATGGCGGAATACGAAGCCGGCATTGAGAAACTAAGCGCCACCGGAGCCACGTTGCTTCTCTTTACGGGTTTCGACGCCCGCAGCTCCAAGGTTTTCGGGACCATGCGCGGACGCACCGCGATCTACAACGAATTGTTGCGGGAAATCGCCGAAAACCACGGTGCGCTGCTGGTGGACTATTGGCGCTTCAGCGAATACCACGACTGGCACATGTGGGCGCAGGACCGGATGCACATGTCCACTGCTGGTCATATCAACATGGCCAACCGGGTCCTGGCCGTCCTGGAGCACGAAGGTTCCCTTGAGGTCCCGCCGCCCGTCACACAACCGCAGCTTGCGCGGGTGGAAGCTTTGTGGGCCAACGCGCGTTGGGCCCGTGAACACGCCGCCCCGTGGGTCGTCCGCCGCGTTACGGGCAAGTCTTCAGGTGACAACCTCAGCCCGAAGTACCCCCAGCTCACCCGGCCCTAACTGTTCCGAGGAGCGAGGTTCCGGAAGCCCTGCGTGGCGAGCAGTCCGCCGTCGTTCTTCACAGCGAGTACGTCCACATCCCAGTGGGAGGTCGCCAGCTCGAGGGTCCGGGCGCCGCCGGCCATGATGGCGGTGGCCAGGACATCAGCCGTGATGATGTCGGCCGCTGCCACCGAAACCTGGCGGAACCCTTCATCCCGGGCGGCTGGGAGGCCCGCAGACCAAATGTGGTGGCCGCGTTCGCCGGTCCCGGAGGTCGCCAGCGCGTGCTTTCCCCTGTTGCCAAAGCTGTGCCCGACCAGCGGAAACGCGGTCAGGAGCGTCGTCCGGTCCTCCGGATCAACGATCCCCGCCAGCCACGGCCGCGTACCGCCCGGCGTCGGCGAACCGTCCACGAGGACGTCCCCGCCCGCATTGAGGCACCAATCCTTCAAGCCCAGCGCGAGCAGTGACGTTCCGGCTTCCCGTATGGCATGTGCCTTGACGATCCCCGCCAAGTCCACGACACCGTCGGGCCGCTCCGCCGTGAACGCACCTTCCGTGAGGGTGCGCCATTCTGCCGCCTCGACATACAGCCGGCGCATGTCCGCCGAGGCATTCATCAGGGTCAGCTCGCCCCGCGCCATCGCGATCGCCTCCGAGTCGGGACGGTAGAGACTGAACGTCCGGTCCAGCCTGTTGAACAACTGCTCGACGACGGCGGTGGCCGCCTCGAGTTCTTCCACCGCAGCTTGGGGAGCGGTCCCTGGAGCAGCTGGGATGGCGAGGCTCACCACAGTGCCCATGCTGGTGAACGTCCGGGAACGAAGGCGGGGCTCCGCACTGCCCTGTCCGGGCCCGTTGGGCTTAGAAATGGGCTGCATCGAGAGCCGCCTGGAGCGATGTCAAATAGGCCTCGCTGGTAAAGGTGGCCCCGCCGATGGTCTGCACGTTCGCCGACTGGGCGCTCAGCACCTCGGATCGTAGAAGGGGTGCTGCCCTGGCGCTGATCTGGACGGATCGTTGCTCTTGGTCAGTCAGATGCAGGGCTGTGACATCCGTGATCACTCCGGCCTTGATGGTCACCTGGACCTGCACTGTTCCGAAGCGGGTCTCCACTGCGGTTCCTGCGTAGGTGCCGCCCGCCTTGGCCGAAGCTCCCAGGGTGGAACTGGAACTGGAGCCCGTGCTGGAACTCGAGCCGGCTCCGGTTCCCGAGGACGATCCGGAAGCGCTGCTCCCGGTGGTTCCCTTCGCCGTCGAGCCCGTACCTGAGGCCGTCCCGCCGGCGGTTCCGGCTGTGTTTCCGGCTGCGGAGGTCGTGACCGCCGATGCGTTCGATTCCGTCACCTGCGCGCCCGCCTGCCAACCGACCAGGAGGATGGCCGCCGACGCTAGCGCTGCTGAAATTCCTGCCCTGAGTCTCACCAGTCAAACCTTTCGTAGTGGAGTTGTTCCTCCCGCACGCCGGACGCTTTTGCCTCAGCCAGCACTAGGCGGGCCCAAGCTGACGGGCCGCAGATGTAGACATCCGCGTCGGTGATGTCCGGTACGAAGTCCCGCAGCCGCGAGGTGCCGGCAGAAGCGGGCAGCCAGGCGCTTTGAGTATTCGCGGAGCGTGGGCCGGTCAGATGGAAGAGCGTGGCGCCCCGCTTCCGGCACAATTCCAGGATCTCGTCGCCTAGGAACAGCTCTTCCGTGCTGCTGCAGCGCAACAGCACGGTCGCCTGGCCGGGCGCGAACGGCGTCGATTCCAGGAGCGCACGGAGGGGGGTGATCCCGATTCCAGCCCCGATCATCACGACGTGTTCCCGGCTTCGGGCTGCTGTGCTGAAGACCCCGTACGGACCTTCGATGGCTACTTTCGTTCCCGGTTTGAGGGAGGCGAGGCGGGCCGATCCGGCCCCCAGATTCCGGACGGTGATCCGCAAGGTGGGCTGCCGCGATGATTTCCCGACCTGTGGTTCCGCCGACAGGCTGAACGGATGCGCTTGCCACCACATGCCGGGAGCGAGGAAGCGCCACACGAAGAACCGGCCGCCGTTTCCCGACAATTCGTTCAACCGCAGGCCGCTCATTTCGATGCTGAAGACGCCGGGCACAAGGGGCACCACCCGCCGCACGGTCAGCTGATGGCGGTAGGTGGCTATCACCGGCCGGGCAATACGGAACCAAGCCAGCGCCGAGCCTGTTCCGATGTAGAGCAACAGCCAGTACCAGCGCTGCCAAGTGCCTTCGGCGAACAAGCCGCCCACACTGAACTGGTGCGGAAGGGCTACTGCTACGGCCAAATACGTGAGCAGGTGGACGAAGTACCAGAATTCGTAGGGAAAGCGGTGCCGAACAGCCACAAGCGAGGTGACCACCACGGCAATGAACAGAGCCATGGATACGAACGCCAGCCACATATCGGGTACCAGGGTCCAGAGTGCGACGGCCTCGCTCACGGGGTTCAGTCCTTCGGCCATGCCGTAGCCGGTTGCCAGGAGAAGTCCGTGTGCCAGCAACAGGTAGAGCGCCGGTTTGCCTAGCTTCCGGTGGAACTCCAACGCCCTGTCATGCCCGACCGCTCCGTCCACGAACGGCAGGCGTGCCGCGAGGAGAAGCATCAGGAAGACCAGATCCATGCCGGCAAGCCCGGCCAGGATCCCGACGGCGGTGACCGCCTGGGTGAGGTTCCCGACGGACGACATCCCGCCGTCGGCGAGCCACAAAGCCAACGCCGCTGCGAGGGAAGCCCACAGCGCAACCGTGAGCATGTCCGTCCGGAACATGCGTCGGCGGTGCTGCGCAGCGAACCTTCCCCTGGTGGGATTGCGCCGCGCGGGCACTGGAGGCTGACCCGGGGACGTACCCACACGTTGGCCTGGGGAGGCGAGGAGTTGTGACTTCATGTCTCAAGATTGAACTCTCAACCTTTCGTTCTCCTGTGAAGGGCCTAGCCCCCTCTTATGAGTTGGGCGAGTTGGTTCTTATACACCCGATTGGTCTTAATTTCCCCCAGCCCCTAGACTTATTAGGCGCTAGGTGGCGCGGAGCGTGTGCAATTGCTCCGGTTGGCGGTGACTGTTGGTAACAACGGGATATCCGCGGGCCGGTAGTTAGGGGCTCAAGTTGCGTGCATTCCAGTATTCGCCCAGTATTCCGGCTTGTTGTCCGGACCCACTACCTTCGCCGCAGCGGTGATCATTGGCTGGTTTCAGTCGAGGGATCCAGCCTGCGGGAACTACCGAAAACGGTGTGGACTGGTTGCGGACGTCGCCTATTGCACGGGAAGCAGGAACTCTGCTGGCCGTTTCATTTTATTTTTTAGGAGAGTCGTCATGGCAGCAAACTGCCAGGTGACCGGAGCCGAGCCGGGCTTTGGACACAGCATTTCGCACTCGCACCGTCGCAACAAGCGTCGGTTCGACCCCAACATCCAGAAGAAGCGCTACTGGGTTCCGTCCCTGCGCCGTAATGTCACGCTGACCCTGTCGGCCAAGGGCATCAAGACCATCGACGTTCGCGGCATCGACGCAGTCGTCGCCGAAGTTCTGGCTCGTGGGGTGAAGCTCTAGTGGCAAAAGACAAGGACGTACGTCCGATCATCAAGCTGAAGTCGACTGCGGGAACCGGTTACACCTACGTAACCCGCAAGAACCGTCGTAACGACCCGGACCGTCTGGTCCTGAAGAAGTACGACCCCAAGATCCGCCAGCACGTCGAATTCCGAGAGGAGCGCTAAACATGGCTAAGAAGTCCAAGATTGCTCGCAACGAGCAGCGCAAGGTCATCGTTGAGCGTTACGCTGCCAAGCGTCTCGAACTGAAGAAGACCCTGGTTGACATCAACGCGACTGACGAAGCACGCGAAGAAGCTCGCCTCGGCCTGCAGAAGCTGCCCCGCAACGCCTCCCCGATCCGTCTGCGTAACCGCGACATCATCGACGGCCGCCCGCGCGGTACCTTCCAGAAGTTCGGTATCTCCCGTGTTCGCTTCCGCGACATGGCTCACCGTGGTGAGCTCCCGGGCATCACCAAGTCTTCCTGGTAATCCAGAAGCACTAGGAGGGCCGGCAACCGTTTGGTTGCCGGCCCTTCTTGCGTTTAAGGCGCCCGTTTCCGGGTTTTGATGCGGAGGGTCTCCGGCTTTGCGATTAAGTGGTGCAGCACACAGTGCCGAATTACGACGCCGGTGGCTTCTTTTTGCGCGCAACCGGCTGTTTTGTCCCGGATTACCGCGGTTCTTGGTCGCCTGAGGGGTGATTTGCGTGGGGTCTTGTGGGTGTGTAAAGTAGTTCGAGTCGCCGCCGCTGATGCGGAAAAATTGCGACAGACTCCCTTCCAAATGGAAACCAAATTCTTGGTTCGCTTTTGTGCGTTCCGGTGCGGTTTCCGGGGGTCTCGGATGGTGTTTTGTCCGGCGCGGTTCCCGGTTCGGGAGTTGTGCGGAGAGGGCGGGTCTGGTAAGTTTGGGAAGTTGCTCCGGAGCGATCCTGGACCCTGTTGTGGGTGTGGGTGGTGCCGGGTGTGTCTGTTGTTTGAGAACTCAATAGTGTGCCAAGTTTGTTGATACCGATTTGTTTTTATGAATTGGTTGTTTTGGCTGGTTCTGTGTCGCTTCGGTGGTGCGGGGCTGGTTTTTTACAGCTGGTTTCAAATTTTGTGCAGCTCTTCCGTCGTTATTTCCGGTGGTTGTGGTTGTGTCTGTTTTTGTTTTACTTCAACGGAGAGTTTGATCCTGGCTCAGGATGAACGCTGGCGGCGTGCTTAACACATGCAAGTCGAACGATGATCCGGTGCTTGCGCCGGGGATTAGTGGCGAACGGGTGAGTAACAC is part of the Arthrobacter ramosus genome and harbors:
- a CDS encoding FBP domain-containing protein produces the protein MQKITAQQIRSSFINASRSEASKLNLPKDFHSLDWDKLEFLGWRDEKMPMRGYLVLPNDGSLTGIMLRAPEGGSGKKRSVLCELCRDVFSKDDVYLWVAKRAGQSGRDGNTVGTLICAEFGCCANVRKEPPANEINPDPAAVVVRQIAGLQSRTAQFLGRVQGK
- a CDS encoding YciI family protein encodes the protein MFVVSLTYKVPDEIVDFHRPAHMDWVKEAFDAGTFVASGRRVPAIGGVLLSNVDRATLDASLATDPFYVNGVADFEIIEFTVTTASTGFENLLD
- a CDS encoding SGNH/GDSL hydrolase family protein, whose amino-acid sequence is MAGNVLHADQNGRRRFVALGDSFTEGVGDRNEALPNGVRGWADRVAEKLAKAEPGWEYANLAVRSKRLRHIVEEQLDRALAMEPTLITLYAGGNDILDFGTDMDLLMAEYERLVARLAATGATLVLFTGYDVKVSAVLEPFKKRNALYNERVRELAAKYGAVLVDYWCLDAYHDRRMWASDRLHMSKAGHKYMASQVLDHLGVPHKFSPKDWEPPQRFKLRDWERRQRRWVNDWVLPLFGRKLRGVTLGDSLRPRWPELVKVPRKAGLRKLAERQAAGSGAAGTGSKAQGQAQNNGGT
- a CDS encoding ATP-binding protein, with translation MTIATMLPIGELTNPGQMRLALVQVVNWGTFHGAHTMHVDRNGTLLTGNSGVGKSTLFDAMLRVFDARPRSNEAAAQRAGGAVEDKRTTFTYMRGKVGDKAVGEGSASAFQRPGATWSAVALTFDNAAGTKITISALFDLPKNGTESSVGRFYVIDNKPLNLGAIEGIAEKRFTKGALETIFPDAQIFDVHKAFAERFRRLLGINSDQALPLLRVIQAGKGLGGSVNTFFRDQVLDAPATLTAADDVVEEFSNLMSIRQRLEDVRQQRDQLAPVPGMNKEYAQSLLEANRLRELSGEEFDAYKQQLSVAVHAKTLARFKDLAQAKAKELSAERGVRDGLAKELRQLESDYNNQGGNAISAIEQSLENARVGLKLRLQVEEAARQALADAGLDLEWTAEGWEQAHEQAASRSAELKDDSEALRELRFEAFDGHATKKRELAAAQQELVSLKTRKSLLPPSSIENRAAITAATGVPEDRMPFGGELIDLAEGEEQWRPAAERALRNLATTLLVPGEHFAAVTRYLNDNTVRGALRAVDVSKPLAGGALAVEDVSDGDLLTKLNILTLGVNADAAEWIRERIAVDFAYPCVEDLDELAKLDKGLSLGGVVKRNRHTVEKDDRFTSRQDYVLGFDNASKLELVAAKVGELENELLKAAELAQSREDSHQGMTRQLEALRRIADDERGWEQVSAAVAAEELAKIEQRLKDALAAQADLEPLRANIEAVREKHQSSTGSAAVLQSEYKTLDHQMTTADALLDAARNRLDQAPPSGATVTALEPYFSASGEVSELHELDTLAAEVRSTLLAELHATESRGQALAERLTRMFEGFVREWGTAISADHGTSIGAAGEFESRYHQIVSEGLPAQEAEFRQFFNQRTHESFSTLLHLLDEERRAITSRILPLNGILSEVNFHEGSFLELDIKQTLPATAKQFKDAIHNALKTRHSRPSRAAGAASGAGASPEPDDDVELTNRYKSLETLVKRLGSQTPEDRRWRAEVLDVRGHLFILCKEHRSVQGPRGGKKTEVYMHADTGSMSGGERQRFTAFIMAAALSYQLGIAEQGFTTYGTVMMDEAFVLASEEFAGAGIKALHEFGFQLLLAAPENVIDLSRHLGSVTEILRDKRTNRSGVLTAPVIGAPGVPGEWRSEANPVDIVLR
- a CDS encoding SGNH/GDSL hydrolase family protein, which codes for MGMHTPLRFVAVGDSFTEGVGDTDLRLPNDCRGWADRVAEELARHRPRTQYANLALRGRRLRQIVVGQLEPALAMAPTLVSFHAGGNDLLGARLDMRTLVRGFEDAVARIVQTGAQVLLFTEYNVPLSPVLEPLKLRTAVFNKHIRRISAAYGTLLVDHWCFEKYQDRRMWAPDRLHMSGIGHEYMAKKVLEVLGAAHSLGSPVLGALQPRSRAEIMADNAAWLRRDVAPWLSRRFRGVSSGDHLSARWPVVLPASRLTTFWDGRASQQPNFRGSRRGEAPKMCSA
- a CDS encoding NADPH-dependent F420 reductase — its product is MTDITIIGTGNMASGIAARAAVAGKSIQVLSRDAGSAAALAATVNGTSGITGSPVEGSVVVLATPFEASKTVLSSYGSALNGKTIVDISNPVNFETFDSLTVPAGTSAAEELQALVPGASVVKAFNTVFAATLGDGEVDGQTLDVLVAGDDAEATAAVVDFVKGAGLRPVNVGPLRRSRELEAFQLLVMTLQISEAHPDYNWNSAIKLLP